The window GCTGGCCGTTAATGCGCCGGACAAAACAACGGTGGAGCGCATGATGCATGAGGTCAATGCTTTGTATTGTTGCGGGCCGGCAGGCGGCGGCGGAGTCCGGACCAGTGTCAAAAGCAGTGTGCGCACCGTGTCGTACCTGGTCCCGCGTGAGCTGGTACAGGAAAGCTGGCGTTATGTGGCAGGAGAGGCATGATGAGCAAATGGATAAAGTTGCATGAGATTGCGCATGCGCGGGCCGGTGACAAGGGTAACCGTTTGAATATCAGCCTGATACCGTATGACCCGGTGCACTGGCCGCTGTTGCTGGAGCAGGTGAGCGCGGAAAAAGTCAAGGCATGGTTTGCGCATCGCGGCGCAACACAGGTGGTGCGTTACGAGTTGCCCAATCTGCAAGCATTGAATTTCGTTATTGATAATGTGCTTGAAGGGGGCGTGAACACCAGCCTTAATCTTGACAAACATGGAAAATCAAATTCGTTTCGGCTGCTGGATATGGCGATACAGGTCGAAACTCAAAAAGGAGACAAGCAATGACAATGAATTATTTCAGATCCCGGATCGTGCTGGCGCTTGCCGGCATCACACTGGCAGCAGGCAGCGCCATGGCGGCCTATCCCGACAGGCCGATCACATTTGTGGTGCCGTTCGGCGCGGGCAGTGGTACCGATAAACTGGCCAGGGTATTGGCGGAGGAAGTGTCCAGGCAGGTGGGGCAGACCGTTGTGGTGGAAAATAAGGGTGGGGCCAGTGGCTTTATTGCCGCACAGGACATTGCCCGGGCCAAGCCTGATGGCTATCGTATCTTTGTGACGTCCAATACCACGCATGCGAGCAATTCGGCATTATTCAAAAAGTTGCCGTATGATCCGGTCGGGGACTTTGCTCCCATCTCCAAACTGGGCAATATCCCGCTGGTGCTGGTGGTTAACCCGCAAAGCATTCCCGCCAAAACAGTACCGGAATTCATTGAGCATCTGCAGCAGAATCCCGATAAAGTGTTTTTTGGCAGTGGCAGCACGTCTGCCCGAATTGGCGGCGAGTTGTTCAAAATTCTGACCAACACCAAAATCAGCAATGTGGATTACAAAAGTAATCCACAAGCGGTAGTGGATACGGTTGGCGGCCAGATTCAGATGATGATTGCCGATGCCGCGACCACATTGCCTTTGGCGCGTGATGGTAAATTGCGTGCGCTGGCCGTTTCTACCAGCAAGCGTACCGAGATCGCGCCTGATCTGCCGACGCTGGCCGAATCCGGAGTGAAAGGCTATGAAATGGTGGCCTGGTTTGCCTCCTATGCGCCTGCCGGCACGCCCGATGATGTGATCAAGACGCTGAATCAGGCCTTCGTCAAAACGCTGAGCGACCCGAAAGTGGTGAAAAATCTTCAGGTCCAGGGCATTGAAGCCGAGGCCAGTTCGCCGGAAGAGCTGGCCGCATTCCAGAAAGCCGAGACCGAAAAGTGGGTAGATATCGTCGCCAAGGCCGGTGTTGAAGTACGATAGCAGTTGTCGGGGTGGTTGCTGCGTGCGCCACCCAATCAACTACCGGGCTATCCATTTCATTTGTGAATCTTTCCACCAAACACCTGAAAGCCTTTAAGGCGCTGGCAACTGAAAAGAACTTTACCAAGGCGGCCAGCCAATGCCATCTGACGCAACCGGCGCTGAGCGTGCTGATCCAGAATCTGGAAGAGCAGGTGGGCGCCAAACTGTTTGAGCGCAATACGCGCAATGTCATGCTTACGCCGGAAGGGCTGCTGTTTGACGCGTTCGCAGACAAACTGCTGGATGACTTCGAACATGCGCTTAGCGAGTTGCAGCAGCATGTCTCCAAAAAGGCCGGGCACGTGACGGTGGCGGCATTGCCCTCGGTGACGGTCGGCAGCCTGATCCCCGCGGTGGCGAAGTTTAACAGCGTGTACCCGGGGGTGTCGGTGGCGTTTATTGATGTTACCGCCGATGAGTGTCTGAATCTGGTCAAGGCGCGTAAGGCTGATTTTGCGGTGACGTTCATGGGCGAACAGCATCCGGAGCTGATCAGTGAGCCATTGTGCTCCGATTCGTTCTATGTCGTCTGTTCTGCAGATCATCCGCTGGCTGCCAGAAAGCAACTGCGCCAGCAGGATATGCTGGCGTATCCTGTGATCCAGTTCGTGCGCAGCACCAGTATCCGGCAGCATCTGGATGCTTCGTTCTATCCTGAAAAACTGATCACCCATATGGAAGTGTCCAATTTGTCGACCGTAGCAGGCTTGGTGGCCAACAATATGGGCATTTCCATTGTGCCCGGCCTGTCCTTGTTTCTATACAACAAGCCGGCCATTGCCGTTATTCCTCTGGAGCTGGAAGTACCTCATCGGATGATTTCACTTGTGCAGGCACGCGATCGCGTGCAATCGGTTGCCGCCCAGGCACTGATTACGCATTTGAAAGAGACGATCAGCACCTAGGAGTTTCCCTAGGGTGCGATAGGGGCTTTTTAAGAATGCACCAAATAAGGGCGGATGGTTAACCCCAAGCTGAAAAAACGGCCGACAGGTTAACCTTTTGAAATTCAGGGGAATAAAGCCCAGTGACTGGATACAAAGTACATCTATCGGTAGCTATATTCCTTTTAGGAATTATTCGTCACGCATTAAATTCCCTTTAAGAAAATAAACGGACTGGGCATGATGCTGTCATCAAGGAGTAAACAAGATGACATTGCAAGACTTTTCTACCCGGATCAATCCCTCCAGTCCCGTGCTAGAGCCGGGCATAGCCGCTGCTCTGCAGCAAATCGTAACCCCGCATCTGAGTGACAATCTGCATCGACAAGTGGGCGTCGTCGGACTCAAACGCTACAACCAGACAGGCAAATTGGTGGGAACCGCCGTTACCGTTAAAACGCGTGCAGGCGACAATCTGTATATATACAAGGCCATGACCATGCTTGAGCCAGGTCACGTACTGGTCATTGATGCTGCCGGCGATGTAAGTAACGCCTGCATTGGCGAGATCATGAAGAAGTATCTGCAGCAACGTGAATGTGCCGGCGTTATTGTCAATGGCGCTATACGTGATGTCGCCGCTTTTGAGAACGACAACTTCCCGTGCTATGCCAGGGGAAATGTGCACCGTGGCCCCTACAAGGAAGGTCCGGGCCAGATCAATGTGCCGGTCAGTATCGGGGGGCAGGTGATCGAGCCGGGTGATGTGATTGTTGCCGACGAAGATGGGATTGTCTGCTTTCCGGTAGAACAGGCTCCGGCGCTGATTGCAGCGGCCACTGCGCATGCGCACAAAGAAGAAAAAATCATGAATGAAATTGCCTCGGGTGCGACAGAGCAAAGCTGGCTGCATCCGGTGCTTGCTGCCAAGGGACTGTCCTGATATGACGACGATGATGACAAGCACGGGTTCGTTACTGGCGCAGCGGATGCAATGGATCAAGGCATCGCCCAGCATGGCTGCAAAGAAGAAAGTAGATACGCTGCGAGCGGCTGGCAAAAAGATTGTTGACTTTACCATCGGTGAACCTGATCTTGCGACGCCGGAACATATTGCCAACGCAGCGGTGCAGGCAATCCGGCACGGCGCGACCAAATACACCGCGTCTGCGGGTGTCCCCGAATTGTTGCATGCTGTAGCGCAAAAATTTGAACGTGAAAACGGCCTTCGCTACACGACCGATCAGCTCATTGTTGGTACCGGTGCCAAGCAGTTGATCTATACCGCGCTGGCAGCTTCGCTGAACGACAGCGATGAGGTGATTATTCCGGCGCCCTACTGGGTCTCTTACCCTGACATGGTCACGCTCAATGGCGGCAAACCGGTCATGCTTGCCAGCACTGCCGAATCCGGATTCAAGGTCACGGCAGCGCAGCTGGAACAGGCGATTAATGACAAAACCAAGTGGCTTTTGTTAAACAGTCCGAATAATCCGTCAGGCTCCATGTATACCGCCGCAGAGTTTCGTGATATTGCAGCAGTTCTTGAGCGTCATCCTCACGTCTATCTGATGATAGATGAAATATACGAACATTTCAGCTACGACGCTGCGTATGTCTCGCTGGCCACTTACAGCGAAACGCTGCGGGAACGCACATTGGTTGTTAATGGTGTTTCCAAGGCATATGCCATGACGGGCTGGCGTATTGGATATGCTGCGGGCCCGGCTTTTTTGATCAAGGCAATGACAACCCTGATATCGCAGACAACCTCCTGCGCCAGCGAGCCCAGCCAGCGCGCTGCCGTCGCTGCGCTGACAGAGGATCAGGCCTGCGTGCGGGAAGCCTGCCGCATTTTTCGTGAACGCCGTGATGTGATTGTGCCTTTGCTCAATGCAATCGATGGCTTCGTCTGCGCCGTACCGCAAGGTGCATTCTATGTGTTTCCGAGCGTCAAGGGGCTGTTGGGCAAACGCACGCCTGATGGCACGACCCTTGCTACTGATCTTGATGTAGTGCATTACCTGTTGGACCACGCCGGTGTGGCAGTGCTTGACGGCACTGCTTATGGCACGCCGGGTTTTATAAGAATCAGTTTTGCGACCAATTTGGATATCATCAGAGAAGGGTGCGAAAAGATTGCATCTGCTTGCAGCCAACTCGTCTAACAATGCAATTTGCCAGGGAAATGATTATGAAATTGAAAAACCTTTTGACTCTTTTGCCATTTGTCATGGCATGTGCCAATGTTGCGCAGGCCGACAGTCTGGATACGATTAAAGAACGCGGCACGCTCGTTTGCGGCACGCTTGGCACGTCTGAGCCATTCAGTTTCCAGGATCCCAAGACGCGCCAGGTGGTGGGCTATGAAGTGGATCTGTGCAAGGAAATCGCCGAAAGCATCGGTGTCAAGCTGGAGGTCAAAATGATTTCGGTGGCCGCTCGTATTCCTGAACTGGCAGCAGGTCGTGTGGACGTGGTTGCCGCCAACCTGGGCTGGTCGGCGGATCGTGCCAAGCAAATTGATTATAGTTATGCCGACTATGTCAGCCCGCAGAAGATATTGATTCGTCAGGCAGACGCCGACAAACTGAAGAAAAACGCCGATCTGGCCGGTAAGCGCGTGAGCGCGGTAAGTGGTTCTTCGTCTGAAGCGGGTGCAAAACGCCTGATTCCGGATGTGACGACAGTTACGTTCAAAGATCCGCCAACAGCGTTTGTTGCGCTTCAGCAGAGAAAAGTGGACGGCTTCGTTGGGTCCGAGTTGATGCTGCTGAAATTCGAGCAGGGTGCACAGAAAACACCGGTCAGGCTCAGCATGATCGAAGATCCGTTGTTTACCGAGCCATGGGGTTTGGGCGTTAAAAAAGGGGAAACGGCACTGCTTGGCAAGATCAACGAAACGATGGCCGGACTTGAGCAATCAGGCAAGGCACAGCAAATCTTCGATCGCTGGTTCGGTCCGCAGACTGAGTTCCATACCAAGCGGATCTTCAAGATGGAAGAGATCAAAGGCTAGGGCGCAGGTAGCGGGTATATGAACTACACACTGGATTTCGCTTCGCTGCTTGACGGCCAGTACCCATGGCTCGTGCTACAGGGCGTATTGACAACGTTGAAAATGACATTGCTGGCCTGGCTGATTGCCTTCGGCCTTGGCAGTGTTCTGACGGTGGTACGTACACTCAATATCCGGGTGGTCAATTATCTGATTGCCGTATATGTGGCCTTTCACCGGAATGTGCCTATGCTGGTTCATATCCTGTTCTGGTACTTTGGGGTGGCCTCGATTGTGCCCGAGGCCATCAACGATGCCATCAATATCATTGGCGGCGAGTTCTTCTATTCAACCATTGCCATTGGCCTGGTGACCGCCGCTTACGTGACTGAAGACTTGCGCAGCGCGATCCGGTCGATACCGGCAGGTCAGATGGAGGCATCCAGAACGCTGGGTTTGAATTATCTGCAATCGATGCGAAAAGTGATTTTGCCGCTGGCGTTTGTGGTCTCCATTCCTACACTTACGAATCAGACCCTGTTGCTGTTCAAAAACACCAGCCTTGCCATGGCTATCGGCCTGATCGAGCTGACAGGCGCTGGCCGCGAAATTGAGTCGGCGACGTTCAAAACCTTCGAAATTTATTTGGTCGTCACCGTGATCTATCTGCTTATTTCGCTATGCCTGATGTTTATCGGCGCGGGTTTGTCCAGAAAGACCGCCTTTTGTGAAAAACGGTCTTAGGAAATAGCATGTTTGAAATACTTTCCGATAACTGGCTGTTGCTGCTGGTTGGACAATATCCCCAGGGTCCGTTGGGTGGGCTGGCAGCAACCATCGTGCTGGCCTTGCTCAGTCTGGTGTTTTCTTTTCCTTTGGGGATTGTGCTGGCGCTGTGCCGGATTAGCCCGGTACGGATGTTGTACTGGCCGGCCACCGCCGTGGTGTATGTCGTACGCGGACTGCCGTTGATTATGTTTATATTCTGGGCCTATTTCATGGTGCCGGTGATTATCAATCGACCCGTTGCCGGTACGACCACCATGGTAGTGGCACTGGTGTTTTATGAGAGCGCTTATATTTCCGAGATTGTCCGCAGTGGCATCCAGGCATTGCCTGCGGGGCAGATGGAGGCAGGACGCTCGCTCGGTCTGAGCTACTTTCAGACGATGCGCAAAGTCGTTTTGCCGCAGGCCCTGTTCAATACGATTCCAAGCATTTTGAGTCAGTTTATTTCAACCGTGAAAGAGACGTCGTTGGGATTTGTCATCAGCGTGCATGAGCTGACCTTTGCCGCAAGCCAGATTAACAATATATTGCTGACCCGCCCGTTTGAAGTATTCGGTTTGCTGGCACTAACTTACTTTTTTCTCAATCTGATTCTGGTGGGACTGGTGAAAGTGGTTGAGACGCGGATTGAACATAGCCGCATAGCATTTGAGGGATAGGAGTTTGGAATGATTCAGTTTAACAACGTGTCCAAGTGGTACGGCCAATATCAGGCCTTGTGCGACGTCACAGCCAGAGTGTCCCAGGGTGAAGTGCTGGTGGTGTGTGGACCTTCCGGCTCGGGTAAGTCTACACTGATTCGCACCGTCAATCGGCTTGAACCGATACAGGCGGGTTCCATCATTGTGGATGAGCAGGATGTGAATGCCTGCAAATCAATAGACGCGTTGCGTAGTCATATCGGGTTTGTGTTTCAGCAGTTCAACCTGTTTCCCCATATGAGCGTACTGGATAATCTGATGATGGCGCCGGTCCTGTTGAAACGCAGCGATAAAGCGGCAGCGCGAGCGAAGGCCACATCGCTGCTGGAACGGGTGGGCCTTGGCCATAAAGCCGCTGCGTTTCCTGGACAACTGTCAGGCGGGCAGCAGCAACGGGTCGCTATTGCCCGGGCACTGGCAATGAATCCAAAAATCATGCTGTTTGATGAACCCACCAGCGCGCTGGACCCGGAAATGGTCAATGAGGTATTGCAGGTGATGAAGTCGCTGGCCACAGAAGGCATGACGATGATTTGCGTGACACACGAAATGAATTTTGCGCGGGAGGTTGCCGATACGATCTGGTTCATGGATGCCGGCGCCATTGTCGAGCAGGCGGCGCCGGCAGCGTTTTTTACCCGGCCTCAGACCGAGCGTGCACGCAAATTCCTGGCCGATATCAGGCATTGATACCGCTGCCATAGGGGATGCTGAAATTACAGACATCCCTGGCCAGCGTGGCCACTTCCTTGTAGAGCATGGCATTGGCATTTTTTGCATACATGGCACAGTAAAGGGATCTGGGCGGGGCTTTGGATGTTTTCATCACCGCGAGCTTGCGGCTGGTGACCAGCGGGTGGAAATAGTCGATGGGCAGGCAACAGATGCCGAATCCGGCAACGGTCAATCCAGCCATAGCCAGCAGGCTGTTGATCGTAAAAAGGTTTTGTTCTGCCGTATAGGGATGCAGCCAATCGTCATACAGGGAGTTGAGACCCGACTCCATGTCCTGGCGGATCAGCGACATTTCTGAAATGTCCTGTGGCGTATAGACCCGGTCACTTGTGATCATGCCGGGACTACCGACCCAGGCGAAATTGACGTAATCAAGGGGATACTGCTCCAGCAATGGGGATCTGAATTCATTATGCAGAAAAGCCATATCCAGTTGTCCTTTGAGCAGGTTCTGCAGCAATTCTGCTGCCATGCCTGTTTTGGGGCTGACCGTGAGTTTGGGAAAGAGGATGCGCAGTTGTGCCATCAGGTCGGGAAGCCAGGTCATGGCCGTGATTTCGGTAATGCCCAGGCGCAATATGCCCGAAAACGTGTGGTGGCCTTTGAGTTTCATCAGCATCACATCGCGTTGCGTCAGCAGTTCGGAGGCCATCTCTACCATTTCCTGGCCTTTGGGGGTTAGCGTGGCCTTGTGGCCACTGCGATCAAAAATGTTTACATCGAAATCGGATTCCAGCTCCTGGATGCGCTTGGTAATGGCTGATTGGGTTGTATTCAGGCGTTGGGCGGCGCTGGCAAAACTACCCAGTTGCACCACCCAGTAAAGGGCTTCGATTTGTTTGAATGTAAGCATAGTGACTCAGGATTGTGTGGCAGGTGTGCAATATGTTTCGTATCCGGAGAAACGAAAGGGGAGACAAAATTGATTCCCTAAAAGAATCATTATTATCAATCAATATTATTTTTTTTCAAACTCAATCATGGCCGCCAGGGCGTCCATCCATATTAATAGCCATCGCCCTGACAGCAGCGGGCGGTGCATCTGACATCGAATTGTGGCGGCCTGCCACTCAAATAAAGGAGATTATTTATGACAGCAAGCAAGACATTCAAACCTTTTTATATGGCAGCCCTGGCGGGCGTGCTTACGTCTATTACTGTGCCAGCGACGGTGCATGCAGAGGCGTTCCCGGACCATGCCATCAAGCTGGTGGTGCCCTGGTCGCCAGGTGGCGCAACCGATGTGCTGGGGCGCATCCTGGCTAAGGGCATGGCAGCGCAGTTGAAGCAGACCGTAGTAGTGGAAAACAAGGCGGGCGCTGGCGGTAATATTGGTACAAGCTCATTTGTGCGGGAGAAAGCCGACGGCTATTCGCTGCTGGTAGCGACCAGTTCCACGAATGCCGCCAACCCACATTTGTACAAGCGTCTGGGGTTTGATGCGCAAAAGGATTTTGCGCCGGTCGCATTCGTGGCCAATATTCCAAATGTACTTGAGGTGCC of the Advenella mimigardefordensis DPN7 genome contains:
- a CDS encoding AtuA-related protein; translated protein: MMSKWIKLHEIAHARAGDKGNRLNISLIPYDPVHWPLLLEQVSAEKVKAWFAHRGATQVVRYELPNLQALNFVIDNVLEGGVNTSLNLDKHGKSNSFRLLDMAIQVETQKGDKQ
- a CDS encoding Bug family tripartite tricarboxylate transporter substrate binding protein yields the protein MNYFRSRIVLALAGITLAAGSAMAAYPDRPITFVVPFGAGSGTDKLARVLAEEVSRQVGQTVVVENKGGASGFIAAQDIARAKPDGYRIFVTSNTTHASNSALFKKLPYDPVGDFAPISKLGNIPLVLVVNPQSIPAKTVPEFIEHLQQNPDKVFFGSGSTSARIGGELFKILTNTKISNVDYKSNPQAVVDTVGGQIQMMIADAATTLPLARDGKLRALAVSTSKRTEIAPDLPTLAESGVKGYEMVAWFASYAPAGTPDDVIKTLNQAFVKTLSDPKVVKNLQVQGIEAEASSPEELAAFQKAETEKWVDIVAKAGVEVR
- a CDS encoding LysR family transcriptional regulator, translated to MNLSTKHLKAFKALATEKNFTKAASQCHLTQPALSVLIQNLEEQVGAKLFERNTRNVMLTPEGLLFDAFADKLLDDFEHALSELQQHVSKKAGHVTVAALPSVTVGSLIPAVAKFNSVYPGVSVAFIDVTADECLNLVKARKADFAVTFMGEQHPELISEPLCSDSFYVVCSADHPLAARKQLRQQDMLAYPVIQFVRSTSIRQHLDASFYPEKLITHMEVSNLSTVAGLVANNMGISIVPGLSLFLYNKPAIAVIPLELEVPHRMISLVQARDRVQSVAAQALITHLKETIST
- a CDS encoding RraA family protein, which gives rise to MTLQDFSTRINPSSPVLEPGIAAALQQIVTPHLSDNLHRQVGVVGLKRYNQTGKLVGTAVTVKTRAGDNLYIYKAMTMLEPGHVLVIDAAGDVSNACIGEIMKKYLQQRECAGVIVNGAIRDVAAFENDNFPCYARGNVHRGPYKEGPGQINVPVSIGGQVIEPGDVIVADEDGIVCFPVEQAPALIAAATAHAHKEEKIMNEIASGATEQSWLHPVLAAKGLS
- a CDS encoding pyridoxal phosphate-dependent aminotransferase, yielding MTTMMTSTGSLLAQRMQWIKASPSMAAKKKVDTLRAAGKKIVDFTIGEPDLATPEHIANAAVQAIRHGATKYTASAGVPELLHAVAQKFERENGLRYTTDQLIVGTGAKQLIYTALAASLNDSDEVIIPAPYWVSYPDMVTLNGGKPVMLASTAESGFKVTAAQLEQAINDKTKWLLLNSPNNPSGSMYTAAEFRDIAAVLERHPHVYLMIDEIYEHFSYDAAYVSLATYSETLRERTLVVNGVSKAYAMTGWRIGYAAGPAFLIKAMTTLISQTTSCASEPSQRAAVAALTEDQACVREACRIFRERRDVIVPLLNAIDGFVCAVPQGAFYVFPSVKGLLGKRTPDGTTLATDLDVVHYLLDHAGVAVLDGTAYGTPGFIRISFATNLDIIREGCEKIASACSQLV
- a CDS encoding ABC transporter substrate-binding protein — translated: MKLKNLLTLLPFVMACANVAQADSLDTIKERGTLVCGTLGTSEPFSFQDPKTRQVVGYEVDLCKEIAESIGVKLEVKMISVAARIPELAAGRVDVVAANLGWSADRAKQIDYSYADYVSPQKILIRQADADKLKKNADLAGKRVSAVSGSSSEAGAKRLIPDVTTVTFKDPPTAFVALQQRKVDGFVGSELMLLKFEQGAQKTPVRLSMIEDPLFTEPWGLGVKKGETALLGKINETMAGLEQSGKAQQIFDRWFGPQTEFHTKRIFKMEEIKG
- a CDS encoding amino acid ABC transporter permease, with amino-acid sequence MNYTLDFASLLDGQYPWLVLQGVLTTLKMTLLAWLIAFGLGSVLTVVRTLNIRVVNYLIAVYVAFHRNVPMLVHILFWYFGVASIVPEAINDAINIIGGEFFYSTIAIGLVTAAYVTEDLRSAIRSIPAGQMEASRTLGLNYLQSMRKVILPLAFVVSIPTLTNQTLLLFKNTSLAMAIGLIELTGAGREIESATFKTFEIYLVVTVIYLLISLCLMFIGAGLSRKTAFCEKRS
- a CDS encoding amino acid ABC transporter permease, whose amino-acid sequence is MFEILSDNWLLLLVGQYPQGPLGGLAATIVLALLSLVFSFPLGIVLALCRISPVRMLYWPATAVVYVVRGLPLIMFIFWAYFMVPVIINRPVAGTTTMVVALVFYESAYISEIVRSGIQALPAGQMEAGRSLGLSYFQTMRKVVLPQALFNTIPSILSQFISTVKETSLGFVISVHELTFAASQINNILLTRPFEVFGLLALTYFFLNLILVGLVKVVETRIEHSRIAFEG
- a CDS encoding amino acid ABC transporter ATP-binding protein, with translation MIQFNNVSKWYGQYQALCDVTARVSQGEVLVVCGPSGSGKSTLIRTVNRLEPIQAGSIIVDEQDVNACKSIDALRSHIGFVFQQFNLFPHMSVLDNLMMAPVLLKRSDKAAARAKATSLLERVGLGHKAAAFPGQLSGGQQQRVAIARALAMNPKIMLFDEPTSALDPEMVNEVLQVMKSLATEGMTMICVTHEMNFAREVADTIWFMDAGAIVEQAAPAAFFTRPQTERARKFLADIRH
- a CDS encoding LysR family transcriptional regulator, whose product is MLTFKQIEALYWVVQLGSFASAAQRLNTTQSAITKRIQELESDFDVNIFDRSGHKATLTPKGQEMVEMASELLTQRDVMLMKLKGHHTFSGILRLGITEITAMTWLPDLMAQLRILFPKLTVSPKTGMAAELLQNLLKGQLDMAFLHNEFRSPLLEQYPLDYVNFAWVGSPGMITSDRVYTPQDISEMSLIRQDMESGLNSLYDDWLHPYTAEQNLFTINSLLAMAGLTVAGFGICCLPIDYFHPLVTSRKLAVMKTSKAPPRSLYCAMYAKNANAMLYKEVATLARDVCNFSIPYGSGINA